The Paenibacillus beijingensis nucleotide sequence GCCTTGATTGCTGATTATTCCGCAGGACGGGCAGCCTCTACTCATAATGGTCAAACAAGACCGCCAGTTCCTCGACGGCTCGTTCTTCGTCCGGACCTTCCGCCGTCAGGGTGACCGGCGTCCCTTTCGTGACATCGAGCGCCATGACGCCCAGGATGCTTTTCGCATCCGAAATAACGTTCTTGGCCTGCCACACAATCCGGATTTCCGATTCGAACGATGCAGCCGCCGTCGTCAGCTTTTTGGCGAAAAGGACGTGGAAGCCGTTTTGGCGCATTATTATTTCTTTTGTGGTCATCGTGCGCTGCACTCCTTTACTTAGATATCGGATCTTACGGTTTGCAGATCTTTCACGATTTGATTATACTGCTTGTCCAGCCGGTAAAACCACAGGATGACAAGCTGAAGCACGGACAAGAGGATCGGCACATATATGAAGAGCATTTGAATCGACGCAAGCGCCGAGGCGCTTAAGCTCGCTTGCCCCCCGACGTAACCGC carries:
- a CDS encoding HPr family phosphocarrier protein → MTTKEIIMRQNGFHVLFAKKLTTAAASFESEIRIVWQAKNVISDAKSILGVMALDVTKGTPVTLTAEGPDEERAVEELAVLFDHYE